Proteins from a genomic interval of Rosa chinensis cultivar Old Blush chromosome 2, RchiOBHm-V2, whole genome shotgun sequence:
- the LOC112186312 gene encoding uncharacterized protein LOC112186312, translating into MSVLSTGSSEMLSREELLHLFDRFAFLTSQPDVKKRIADGVKDKQEAVAVTTAIQEEIFLEMGIDPRFGLLCLGKVNINYENDQDMMIRFYKFIAREEMACDEAELGADEFAERMQLDSRKQMQEQQLEMLKHMRRFPLDDQSAILEKLRQPMEIADFEDAASELSSEQIQEIVRRRVSRVYLTPSIMHHLSNVAGSSWPLIPVVVVCTLL; encoded by the exons ATGAGTGTGCTGTCTACTGGGAGCTCGGAAATGCTGTCAAGGGAGGAATTGCTCCATCTCTTTGATCGGTTCGCCTTCCTTACCTCTCAGCCTG ACGTGAAGAAAAGAATTGCAGATGGGGTTAAGGATAAACAG GAAGCTGTAGCTGTGACCACTGCCATCCAAGAAGAGATATTTCTGGAAATGGGTATTG ATCCAAGGTTTGGCTTATTGTGCCTGGGAAAGGTGAATATAAACTATGAAAATGATCAGGATATGATGATTCGCTTCTACAAGTTCATTGCAAG GGAAGAGATGGCCTGTGATGAAGCCGAGCTTGGTGCAGATGAGTTTGCTGAAAGGATGCAGCTAGATTCAAGAAAACAGATGCAGGAGCAG CAACTGGAGATGCTAAAGCACATGCGCAGATTTCCCCTGGATGATCAATCTGCAATCCTTGAGAAG TTGCGCCAGCCGATGGAAATTGCCGACTTTGAGGATGCTGCATCAGAATTGTCATCGGAGCAGATTCAGGAGATTGTTCGAAGGCGGGTGTCACGGGTTTATTTAACCCCAAGTATTATGCATCATTTATCCAATGTAGCTGGGTCATCCTGGCCCCTTATTCCGGTGGTGGTTGTTTGTACTTTGTTGTAG
- the LOC112186310 gene encoding desmethyl-deoxy-podophyllotoxin synthase — protein MEIFSAGSETTATTIEWAMSQLMRNPTVMSKAQAEVRRVFQGKPKIEEADVQKLEYLRAVVKETLRLHPPAPLFPRESRERCEIGGYEVQAKTKMIINEWAIGRDPESWVEAESFKPERFLHGGSDSSMDFKASDFKFTPFGAGRRSCPGISFGLSMVALAFSHLLYHFDWELGNGIKPDELDMTETFGFTCRRKNELYLIAKPPSSFSFAQSETS, from the exons ATG GAGATATTCTCAGCAGGGAGTGAGACTACAGCTACCACCATAGAATGGGCAATGTCACAATTGATGAGAAATCCAACAGTAATGAGTAAGGCTCAAGCCGAGGTTCGACGAGTCTTTCAAGGAAAGCCGAAAATTGAAGAAGCAGACGTTCAAAAACTGGAATACTTGAGAGCAGTGGTAAAAGAAACACTGAGATTACACCCTCCAGCACCATTATTCCCAAGAGAATCAAGAGAAAGATGTGAAATCGGAGGATACGAAGTCCAAGCGAAAACCAAAATGATCATCAATGAATGGGCCATTGGAAGAGACCCGGAGAGTTGGGTTGAAGCGGAGTCGTTTAAGCCAGAGAGGTTCCTCCATGGTGGTTCTGATTCCAGCATGGACTTCAAAGCGTCTGACTTCAAGTTCACTCCATTTGGGGCTGGTAGAAGATCGTGTCCGGGTATTTCTTTTGGCCTTTCCATGGTTGCACTTGCTTTTTCTCATTTGCTCTATCACTTCGATTGGGAGCTGGGAAATGGGATCAAACCAGATGAGCTTGATATGACTGAGACTTTTGGGTTCACATGTAGGAGAAAGAATGAATTGTACTTGATTGCCAAGCCTCCATCATCGTTTTCCTTCGCTCAGTCTGAGACATCCTGA
- the LOC112186308 gene encoding 50S ribosomal protein L27, chloroplastic, which yields MAVASMSFNLVGAFRGMALSSSSSSSSSSSSFFRGDLGSLQLGPKLSLSTTTQRRLPLKIQNAHKKGAGSTKNGRDSKGQRLGVKIYGDQVAKPGSIIIRQRGTKFHAGKNVGLGKDHTIFSLIDGLVKFEKYGPDRKKVSVYPREIQPENPNSYRVRKRENFKLQREKKKARKEGYILQNKPQLVLASADNGAETNPLC from the exons ATGGCGGTCGCGTCTATGAGTTTCAACCTAGTCGGAGCATTCAGAGGGATGGCTCTGAGCTCAAGCTCCTCaagttcttcctcttcctcctctttcttCAGAGGTGATTTGGGCTCCCTACAATTGGGCCCAAAGCTATCCTTGTCTACTACTACCCAACGCAGATTGCCATTGAAGATTCAAAACGCGCACAAGAAAGGAGCTGGTAGTACCAAGAACGGTCGCGATTCCAAAGGCCAAAGGCTCGGCGTCAAGATTTACGGTGACCAGGTCGCCAAGCCCGGCTCCATCATCATACGTCAGCGGGGCACCAAG TTCCATGCGGGGAAGAATGTGGGGCTTGGCAAGGACCATACCATTTTCTCTCTGATTGATGGGTTGGTTAAGTTTGAGAAGTATGGACCTGACAGGAAGAAG GTGAGTGTTTACCCTCGGGAGATACAGCCTGAAAATCCCAACAGCTACAGGGTTAGGAAGAGGGAGAACTTCAAGCTACAACGcgagaaaaagaaagcaagaaagGAAGGCTATATTCTTCAAAACAAACCACAACTGGTGCTTGCATCTGCTGATAATGGTGCAGAGACCAATCCTCTTTGTTGA
- the LOC112186307 gene encoding desmethyl-deoxy-podophyllotoxin synthase, which translates to MSSQNPSNETLFISVLILFILVIFWKMISKIVVKSPPGPWKLPMIGNLHQLVSTLPHRTLRDLAKQHGPIMHLKMGQLETIIISSAKGAQEVLKTHELSLSQRPQVLAVEVMSYGQSSVVFAPYGDFWRELRKISVCELLSAKRVQSFRSIREEEVWSLLESVSNMSPSSSFNFSEKIFALTYGIVSRAAFGKRCSDQVQKEFTSLVEEAIKLAAGFDVPDLFPSLKFLGYLTGSIPAMRNMRDKLGIILDGIINDHIVVDGHDYDNEDFVDVLLRLQQSNKLGFDFTTSKIKDVIMDFFSAGSETSATTTEWAMSELMRNPEVMKKAQAEVRQLLVNRLEGKKRIEEADVQTLDYLKAVVKETLRLHPTIPLIPREARERCEISGYQVAVKTKVIVNEWAMGRDAENWVDPESFKPERFLHIHGDKVSSNNIDFKGSNFEFIPFGAGRRICPGISFATAMIELALAQLLYHFDWKLPSGIKPDELDMSETFGVTCRRKNDLYLIATPH; encoded by the exons ATGTCGTCCCAAAATCCCAGCAATGAAACTCTTTTCATTTCTGTTTTGATCCTATTTATCCTTGTTATCTTTTGGAAGATGATATCCAAAATAGTAGTCAAGTCTCCCCCAGGGCCGTGGAAGCTGCCTATGATAGGAAACTTGCATCAGTTGGTGAGTACACTCCCACATCGTACGCTGCGAGACTTGGCCAAGCAACACGGACCCATCATGCACCTGAAAATGGGTCAGTTGGAGACCATAATTATTTCATCAGCCAAAGGAGCTCAAGAAGTGTTAAAGACTCATGAGCTCAGTTTGAGTCAGAGGCCTCAGGTTTTGGCGGTAGAAGTCATGTCCTATGGTCAATCCAGTGTCGTTTTCGCTCCTTATGGAGATTTCTGGAGAGAGCTTCGCAAGATTTCCGTGTGTGAACTCTTGAGTGCCAAACGTGTGCAGTCGTTCAGGTCTATAAGGGAAGAAGAGGTGTGGAGTCTCCTCGAATCTGTTTCGAATATGAGCCCCTCATCATCGTTCAATTTCAGCGAGAAGATCTTCGCCTTGACGTATGGGATAGTGTCGAGGGCAGCGTTTGGGAAGAGGTGCTCGGATCAAGTTCAGAAAGAGTTCACGTCTTTGGTTGAGGAAGCAATAAAACTCGCTGCAGGTTTTGACGTGCCGGATTTGTTTCCTTCACTCAAGTTTCTTGGTTACCTAACCGGAAGCATACCGGCCATGAGGAACATGCGAGACAAGCTCGGAATCATTCTCGACGGTATCATCAACGATCATATAGTTGTTGATGGTCATGATTATGATAATGAAGATTTTGTTGACGTACTTCTAAGGCTTCAGCAGTCCAACAAACTGGGGTTCGATTTCACAACCAGTAAGATTAAAGATGTCATTATG GACTTCTTTTCTGCGGGGAGTGAGACTTCAGCTACTACCACAGAATGGGCAATGTCGGAGTTGATGAGAAACCCTGAAGTGATGAAGAAGGCCCAAGCAGAGGTGCGCCAATTGTTAGTGAACCGCCttgaaggaaagaaaagaattgaAGAAGCAGATGTTCAAACACTGGACTACTTGAAAGCAGTGGTGAAAGAAACTCTGCGACTTCACCCTACCATTCCTTTAATCCCAAGAGAAGCAAGGGAGAGATGCGAGATCAGTGGTTACCAAGTAGCAGTTAAGACAAAAGTGATTGTGAACGAGTGGGCAATGGGAAGAGATGCAGAGAATTGGGTTGACCCCGAGTCGTTTAAGCCAGAGAGGTTCCTCCATATCCATGGTGATAAAGTTAGTTCCAACAATATCGACTTCAAAGGGAGCAACTTTGAGTTCATTCCATTTGGGGCAGGTAGGAGAATATGTCCGGGCATATCATTTGCCACTGCAATGATTGAGCTTGCTCTTGCTCAGTTGCTCTATCATTTTGATTGGAAACTCCCCAGTGGAATCAAACCGGATGAGCTTGACATGTCGGAGACTTTCGGAGTAACCTGTAGGAGAAAAAATGATCTGTACTTGATTGCGACCCCTCATTGA
- the LOC112186309 gene encoding uncharacterized protein LOC112186309, translating to MSTGSSEMLSREQLLHLFDRFAFLTSQPDVKKRIADGVEDKQEAVAVTTAIQEEIFLEMGIDPRFGISCLGKVNINYEHDQDMMIRFYKFIAREELACDEAELGADEFAERMQIQEKMQQQQLEMLKQMRKFPLDDQSAILEKLRQQMEIANFEDAASVLSWEQIQEIVQRRVSPLFNPK from the exons ATGTCTACTGGGAGCTCTGAGATGCTGTCAAGGGAGCAATTGCTTCATCTCTTTGATCGGTTCGCCTTCCTTACCTCTCAGCCCG ACGTGAAGAAAAGAATTGCAGATGGGGTTGAGGATAAGCAG GAAGCTGTAGCTGTGACCACTGCTATCCAAGAAGAGATATTTCTGGAAATGGGTATTG ATCCAAGGTTTGGCATATCATGCCTGGGAAAGGTGAATATAAACTATGAGCATGATCAGGATATGATGATTCGCTTCTATAAGTTCATTGCAAG GGAAGAGTTGGCCTGTGATGAAGCCGAGCTTGGAGCAGATGAGTTTGCTGAAAGGATGCAGATTCAAGAAAAAATGCAGCAGCAG CAACTGGAGATGCTGAAGCAAATGCGCAAATTTCCCCTAGATGATCAATCTGCAATCCTAGAAAAG TTGCGCCAGCAGATGGAAATCGCCAACTTTGAGGATGCTGCATCAGTATTGTCATGGGAGCAGATTCAGGAGATTGTTCAAAGGAGGGTATCACCTTTATTTAACCCCAAGTAG